From the genome of Cyanobium sp. ATX 6F1:
CTGATCGGCGTGGTCTTGCTCCTCTCCGCCTGGCGGTTGCTGCGGCCCGCGCTGCCGGAACCGTCCGCCGCCGCCGTGCCGGGGCCGTTGGGTTTGGGGCTCACCGGCGGCCTGCTCGGTCTGCTGGCTGGCCTCACCGGCACCGGAGGCGGCATCTTCCTCACGCCGTTGATGATCCTGCGCGGCTGGCTGGCGCCCCGCCAGGCGGCGGCGATCTCGGCGCCCTTCATCCTGGTCAACTCCCTGGCGGGGCTGACGGGTTTGTTGATCGCCAGGGGGCCCGCCGCGCTGCCTTCCCTTGCCCTGGTGGGGCCGATGGCCCTGGCGGTGGCGCTGGCCGGGGCCCTGGGGGCCTACGGCGGCAGCCGGCGCTTCAGCCCCCTCTGGATCCGGCGCCTATTGGCGCTGGTGCTGGTGGTGGCCAGCGGCAAGTTGCTGGGCCTGGGGGGATGAACGGGGCGGGGCCCGGGCTCAGAGCCCGGCGAACCACTCGTAGCCCTGGTCTTCCCAGGTGCCGCGTCGCTCCCCCAGGGTCGCCGTCACCCGCAGGCCGGTCACCCACTTGCTCTGCTTGTACCCCAGCTTGATCGGCGCGGCCAATCGCACTGGGGCGCCGTTCGGAGCCGGCAGGGGGGCCCCGTTCATGTGGGTGGCCAGCAGGGTCTGGGGGTGCAGGGCCGAGGCCAGATCCCAGCTTTCGAAGTAGCTGTCGGCCGAATCAATCAGCACATAGCCGCCCAGGGGCGAAAGCTCCGCCAGCCGCAGCACGTCCGCCAGGCGCACCCCCGACCAGGCCACCACCGCGGACCAGCCCTCCACACACACGTGGCGCATCACTGAGGTGTGCTGGGGCAGGGCGGCAAGGTCGGTCAGATCAAGGTTCAAGGGACGGCCCACCAGTCCCTTCACCTGGAGGCGGTAGCGCTTTGGATCAAGGCGGGGTGTGCCGTTGAAGCTGTTCACCAGCAGCGCGGCTGGCTCCACCTGATCGGGCCTGAATTCCGGCACCTTCCCCTGGCCCTGGAGCAAGGCTTCGAGGCGTTCGTTCAGGGGCTGGGTGCCGTTGCCCACCGCTTCGCTGACGCCGTTCAGGGCGCAGCCCCCCAGCAGCAGAGACGAACTGCCTCCGAGGCCCAGGCCGAGGAGCTGACGCCGGTTCACAGGGTCATGGCCCGCAGCAGTCGCAGGCCGCCGACACGCCAGCTCAACACCACGTGCGCCAGCACCAGCAGGACCATGGCCGGGATCGTGGCCAGGTGGCTCACCCGCAGCGCCTGCCAACTGCTCACCCCGAGCGGTTCAGCCAGGGCAAACAGGCTGGTGAGCCACCAGAACTGCGCCGGTTTGTACATCGCCAGACCACTGATCAGACTGAAGGCCAGCACGATCAGCATCAGGGTGTAGACGATCCGGTGGGCCGAGAGCCGCCGCCGTGGCGCACTGGCGCTGGCCTTCAGAGC
Proteins encoded in this window:
- a CDS encoding sulfite exporter TauE/SafE family protein; its protein translation is MEPSTWLLAALATVAFLYAGVGHAGASGYIAVLALAGFAAAEIRPLALVLNVLVAGLASWQFIGAGHFRRAVFLPLALASVPAALVGGMVALPGPLLQRLIGVVLLLSAWRLLRPALPEPSAAAVPGPLGLGLTGGLLGLLAGLTGTGGGIFLTPLMILRGWLAPRQAAAISAPFILVNSLAGLTGLLIARGPAALPSLALVGPMALAVALAGALGAYGGSRRFSPLWIRRLLALVLVVASGKLLGLGG
- a CDS encoding molybdopterin-dependent oxidoreductase — translated: MNRRQLLGLGLGGSSSLLLGGCALNGVSEAVGNGTQPLNERLEALLQGQGKVPEFRPDQVEPAALLVNSFNGTPRLDPKRYRLQVKGLVGRPLNLDLTDLAALPQHTSVMRHVCVEGWSAVVAWSGVRLADVLRLAELSPLGGYVLIDSADSYFESWDLASALHPQTLLATHMNGAPLPAPNGAPVRLAAPIKLGYKQSKWVTGLRVTATLGERRGTWEDQGYEWFAGL
- a CDS encoding cytochrome b/b6 domain-containing protein — protein: MAHTSARQPHHPLWTRAFHGFNLVVLLVMAASGLQIYNANPVFGGRGGATVPDLFTLGGWLSGGRDWHFGFMGLYALNLGLWLALLIQRRRRRLGELGDLTALKASASAPRRRLSAHRIVYTLMLIVLAFSLISGLAMYKPAQFWWLTSLFALAEPLGVSSWQALRVSHLATIPAMVLLVLAHVVLSWRVGGLRLLRAMTL